A single window of Leeuwenhoekiella sp. MAR_2009_132 DNA harbors:
- a CDS encoding putative porin yields MKHINSLVSENNYYSAPRYPYRDFTLRYGLVWSFFL; encoded by the coding sequence CTGAAGCATATCAATTCGCTTGTATCGGAGAATAATTATTATAGTGCGCCACGCTATCCGTATCGTGATTTCACGTTGCGTTATGGTTTGGTGTGGAGTTTCTTTCTTTAG